The sequence below is a genomic window from Salminus brasiliensis chromosome 6, fSalBra1.hap2, whole genome shotgun sequence.
aagattaggtttagaataaagggttaagattaggtttagaataaagggttaagattagatttagaataagggtttagattagatttaggataaaggttaagattaggtttagaataaagggttaagattaggtttaaaataaagggttaagattagatttagaataagggtttagattagatttaggataaaggttaagattaggtttagaataaagggttaagattaggtttagaataaagggttaagattagatttagaataaaggttaagattagatttagaataaagggttaagattagatttaggataagggtttagattaggtttagaataagggtttagattagatttagaataagggtttagattagatttagaataaaggttaagattaggtttagaataaaggttaggattaggatagTGGTTAGTGCGACACAACTGATAACACCTGTTAGTGAGCGATCACGTCATTTAGGAGACAGGGGTTCGATTCCGGTCTGACTATGCTGACTATGCTGTACTATTTCTGATATTGGAACTGGTTCACTCGTATTTGAGTCCTGACTGGGTGTCCTCCAGGTGATGCAGGCCCAGTTCGTGCAGGACTGCAGTCCAGATGCCCAGGTCCTGCAGACACTGTCAGAGCAAACTGGACTGAGCCGGAGGGTCATCCAGGTTAGTCTACATTTCTGCAGTACACACAGTAATGCGTCACAAATCAGTCTGAGTGTCTGTTTTAATAGAAAGCTAAGCTTAAGATTAGGTCTAGAAtgagggttaagattaagtttagaataaaggttaagattaggtttagaataaaggtcaggattaggtttagaatgagggttaagattaggtttagaataaaaattaagattaagtttagaataaaggttaagattagattttgaataaaaattaagattaggtttagaatgaaggttaagattaggtttagaataaaaattaagattaggtttagaataaaagttaagattaggtttagaataaagagttagattagatttagaataaaggttaagattagttttAGAATAAAGAGTTAGATTAGATTTAGAATaaatattaagattaggtttagaataaggattaggattaggtttagaataaagattaagattaggtttagaataaagattaagattatgtttagaagtaaagttaagattaggtttagaataaaggttaagattaggtttagaataaagagttagattagatttagaataaaggttaagattaggtttagaataaagagttagattagatttagaataaatattaagattaggtttagaataaggattaggattaggtttagaataaagattaagattaggtttagaataaagattaagattatgtttagaagtaaagttaagattaggtttagaataaaggttaagattaggtttagaataaggattaggattaggtttagaattaaagttaagattaggtttagatttaggattaagattaggtttataaTAAAGGTTAAGATAAACCATGTGtgtttacaccaatcagccataacattaaaaccgccAAGTATACAATGATCAGcgtctaccaaaagtgctgcattaaaaggacaaccggtgacccgggtcagggtcatgggtgcccaaggctcatcaTGCATCCTGTCCCTTTAACCCATGTTGTTTGTCACGCAGGTCTGGTTCCAGAACTGCAGAGCAAGGCATAAGAAGCATGTTTGTCCAAACCTGTATCCGGCTCTGGAGCAGCAACTGTGGCCGGTCTACACTTCCACATATACATCCTGACTGAGCCCCACGCAGACACCCATCTCTCCCCAGTGCAGAGCTACTGATAAGGTAAGCACTAATGCAGCTGACGTAATGACTGCAGTGCAATCATCTTCCCATAAACAGCTTCTGAGGGCAGAAATAGCTGCTAAAAACCCAAAGTAACTTCTAGAACTTGCCTTTGTCTCTGCAGGCTGCCCATCCTCTGAGCTGCCCCGGCCTCCACTGCCCCAACAACCAGAACCCGACCCATCTACACTCACCAAACACCTTCATTGTGCATCCGGACCACTGGAGTGCCCACAAACTACAGCTGTAGAGCTCTAGAGGAGTGCCATCAGACGCTAATGTAGGAGTAACAAGGCTAACCAGCTATGGACGCTTATAACCCACCAATAGATGGTTAAGTAGTGTCTAATGGACCTGCTGAGCTGTTTACATTATGATACTGAGAGCCTTATGCCATTTTGTCATTATGCAAATGTCAGAAAATATGGATATCTGAGGTTCTGAGTGCACAACAGATATatgacactatatgtccaaaagtatgtagacaccccttctattgaatgcattcggctcctttaagttgcacccattgttgacacagatgtgcaaatctaCAGgggtagagaagtactgccaaaactctctggagcagataattacatgtgaacctattggcaccatgctgcttaagggggctagaggggtgtaaagccccccagcgttgagctgtggagcagtggaagagctgtgttctctggaatgatggatggtggtggagctccatccagtacatccaacagcaatgctgctccaaaatcaaggacTGGGGACTGATGGCGTATGGGCTGTACCGACTGGGGAGTTTAACAAAAGTCACAATCTGCATCCAGCTGTGCTATTAACCCCTTTTGCTCCTAAATTACAACAGTGAGGACAAACAGCCAGGAACCACTGGTGGCTTTGCAGAGTTGAAGAGGTGGGAACAAATGAACTCTCAATATTGCAGACCCTTGCTGGCGAAAACCAGGGGAAAGAGACAATGAGGGCTGAACAGAGGCAGTTGTCAGAGATGTGTGGACTATGATTATAGAGGCGTAAGCTTGTTGAGAGGTCTTATTGTGCTGTGTTCAGACACGACGGCACTCGCATGTAAGAAAAGCAGAGCTAGGCTAACAGCTGACAATGAGACTAAAGATCATCCACCTGGTTTTAAAAAGCTCTGCAGGACAGAAGGACTCCTGCGTCCCGGAGACTGGTCAGCTCAATTGCAGACTTCATTTGAACTAAGCGGTGAATAAAAAAGTAAAGGCGGCGGGTTAATGAATATGTGTCACCTGTAATTTTCTCATTGTGAGGGAAAGAATAGGCGCACCCCAACCGTGTAGCAAAGTGACGTTCATACTAAAGGTTATAAATTATGACCAGAGCAACTTTTACAACTCTTTACTTACTTTGGGAATAATTGTGTGGGGAAATGcagtatttatgtatataatagAGTGTCTAAAACTCTGTAAAAACTcagtaaacaataaataaacataaagtcagtggtcagtgggagtgtctacctgtaattaactctatataacattagaataaacccaaataaacataatgtcagtggtcactgagagtgtctacctgtaattaactctatataacattagaataaaccttaataaacataaagtcagtggtcactgagagtgtctacctgtaattctatataacattagaataaactcaaatcaacataaagtcattggtcagtgagagtgtctacctgtaattaactctatataacattagaataaacccaaataaacataaagtcagtggtcagtgggagtgtctacctgtaattaactcaatataaaattaaaataaactcaTATAAacaaagccagtggtcagtgagagtgtctacctgtaattctatataacattagaataaacccaaatcaacataaagtcagtggtcagtgagagtgtgtacctgtaattaactctatataacatcagaattaacccaaataaacataaagtcagtggtcagtgagagtgtctagctgtaattaactctatatagcattagaataaacccaaataaacataaagtcagtggtcagtgagagtgtctacttgtaattaactctatatgaaatcagaataaacccaaataaacataaagtcagtggtcagtgggagtgtctacctgtaattaactctatataacattagaataaacccagataaacataaagtcagtggtcagtgagagtgtctacctggaattaactctatataacattagaataaacccagataaacataaagtcagtggtcagtgagagtgtctacctgtaattaactctatataacattagaataaaccttaataaacataaagtcagtggtcagtgagagtgtctacctgtaattaactctatataacattagaataaaccttaataaacataaagtcagtggtcagtgagagtgtctacctgtaattaactctatataacataaaaatgTGTAACTTCATTAAATCAATGTTCCAGTCTGATGTTGATTTATCATCACAGTAACACAATAAATAGTATTAGGTAAAGaggtcttattattattattattattattattattattattattattatctaaaaGTAATTCCCAGCCTTATCTTTTAAATTCAGCTGATTTGACTATTATACACAGCTATTTGATAGCACAGGGTTTCAGACCAATAGAAACTTGAGGTGGGAGGAGTTAGATGTGGTCCAGCCCTCCAGTCTCTGGGGGTGTAGATCCTCCCTGTGGCTGAAACGGCAGTGGAGTCACTCAGTGAAGTCACGTGAGCCAGACCCAGCTGCACTTCCTCGTCCTGCGCGCGGCAGACAGTTGTTGGTACTGGgtctgctggtgctgctggtgctgctgctggttctgctggtgctgctgctggttctgCTGGTGGAGGAGTGTGAGGAGTTTCTCTCAGACAGACTGAATGCAGAGGTTTtcgtcaacgcagagcagaatgGACACCAGCCCGGAGATGTTCTGTGGTAGGGCCCAGCCcagttcctctctctctgtcggtaCTGGAGCGGAGCACCAGTGACGATACTGCAGCCTGACCCGTTAATTACCCCCCTTACATTACTCGTTACGCTACTTTACACTCATGCCTTTCATTACTGCAGAGACTGCACTGCACCCTTAACCACGTTCTTCAAAAGCTTCTCTTACAGTACAGGTGGAACCATAACATCTCAGACAGGTTGTTCTTTATATTCAGTAAAAATGCTTTTAGTTTTAGAtagaaatggttctatatggtaTCATTTGTTTAAGATATAGAACTATTTTCTAAAAACATAAAAGTGCCAACTTGGTTTAGGCATTTGTTAAAAAGTATGTCAATCCACGTGATTCCATCCTCATGGAGACTATGCTTAATTTTCTTTACTTaagtttctagtggccacaaattaatatattgaggccacaggataatatattatatatcattatatatgATCTTGTGGACTCTACTATACTATATCTTGTGGTATCAGTATATTCCTCATGGCCACAGTTGATTATGTGTTGGCCTTAATATGATCGTGTGGCCTTGATTGATTATctagtggcctcaatatattatcttgtggtctcaaCATAATATCTTGTGGTCTCAATATAATATCTTGTGGCCTCTATAGATTATCTTAAAGCCTCTATATAAATTATCTCATGGCTTCAATATATTATtgtgtggcctcaatatattgtattattttgtggctTCAAGTGATTTCCCCAAGGCCTCAATAAATGATCTTGCGGCATTAATTGATTGTCttgtggcctcagtatattatcttgtggcctcaatatatatttttctggcctcaatatattatcttgtggcctcaactGATTTCCTCAAGGCAAGTAAATGATCTTGTGGCATTAATTGATTGTCTTGTGGCCtcattatattattttgtggcattAATtgattatcttgtggcctcaatatataatTTTCTGGCTTCAATATATTATtgtgtggcctcaatatattgtattattttgtggctTCAAGTGATTTCCCCAAGGCCTCaataaatcaagtcaagtcaagtcaaatttatttgtatagctttttacaactgttgtcgtcacaaagcagctttacataattagtacttaataaagaacagagacagagaagaaagaaggaataacatgaagcgtcaaagacccccgtgagcaagccaacggcgacagtggcaaggaaaaactccctcagagctggaggaagaaaccttgggaggaaccaagactcacaagggggacccatcctcctctggccagactgttttaaacattaatgataaaaattaccaaagcagatacaacagaaagttaatagtggtgataaaTGATCTTGTGGCATTAATTGATtgtcttgtggcctcaatatattattttctggcttcaatatattatcgtgtggcctcaatatattgtattattttgtggctTCAAGTGATTTCCCCAAGGCATCAATAAATGATCTTGTGGCATTATTGGCATTGATTGTCTTGTGGCCTcggtatattatcttgtggcctcaatatattatcgtgtggcctcaatatattcgTTTGTGGCCTCAAGTGATTATCTCGTGGACTCTGGAAACCTAATTTGTGGCCTCAGGATATTGTCTTGTGACCACATCTTATGAAAAACAACCACTATGTGACTTTATGGGCTCAGTAGAAGACATTCTGCATGAAGGGTGTGTCTTTAGGGCTGGCAGTTAACTGACATATTGCAAAGCATATAGTAAAGTAGGTGTCCAAGCATCacctagaggggtgtaaagccccccagcactgggctgctGAGCAGATGGAGGTCCATCCAATACAATTGGGATTAGACACCACAGCAATGTTCTGAAATGTAGTATAAGGCTTCCTAGAAGAGTAGAGGTTGGTAGTGTTGCAAATGGGCACAAATGCTCTATAagtacccttgatttgagaagaaggGGTCTAAGTCTAAGCTGTTCTTTTGCACTAACGTCTTAAATTGAGTCCATCTCTGTGTCAAAACCATCTGCATGTCGAAATCAGTCACCAAGACAAGCTcccttctgttttctctctttcttttttggcaGATATTCAGACGTTGCATAAGGAGGCCTTGAGGAACTCTGTGCTGAACTCTGCCCAGGCCAATTCTCTTTTAGGTGGCCAGTCCATCAAGGAGGTCATTTTAAAAGGCTTCTACACCCCCCTCTCCGCCAGCGTGGGTGAGGAGCCCTGTCTGGAGGAGACTGAAGAGTGGCAGACGTTGGAGGCAGTGATCTCCCGTGAGTTTGCAGCAGGCTGTGGGGGTCGTAAGGTTATGCTGTGTGGAGGAGCTGGAATGGGGAAGACCACAGTGGTGGAGAAGCTCATTTGGGACTGGGCCACGGGTACCCATCTACAGCACTACACACTCCTCCTGCCTCTGTGTGTGGATGCGCTCTGCACCAGCGAACAGAGTCTGGAGAGCTTGCTGCTGACCACACATAATCATCTGTCCAGCGAGGCTCTTGCGCTTGTCCTGCAGAGGCCTGCAGAATCACTGCTCCTGGTGCTGGACGTGATGGAACGCTTTCAGGGCCTGCTTTCTGAATCTCCACCATCTGACACGCTGGTGAGTGACCCCCATCAGCAGGTAGAGGGTGCTGTGCTGCTGCACAGTCTGCTGGAGGGCTCTCTGCTGCCTGGAGCTTCAATACTTCTCACCTCCAGAGAAGCTATCCTGCTGGACTCTTTGCAGTGCGTTCATCTGCAAGGCTTTTCCCAGGACCAGAGGAGAACATTTGTCCAGCGTTTCTTCCCAAATGAAGCCAAAGCAGAACAGGTTCTGCAGCACTGTGAGCAAGCGGTGGGCGTGgccgagctgtgtgtgtgtcctgcctTCTGCTGGACGCTCTGCTGTGTGTATAAGGAGTATAAGGAACGTGCACCGGAGACCCTGACTGAGCTGTGTTGCGTGGTCACACACTCACTTCTGCAGGAGCATGAGGTGAGCATGGAGGCAGGCAAGCAGCTCCTCTGTGGTCTGGGCAAGCTTGCGGATTACTGCACCTCCCTAACGCAGAAGTCCTGCTCCTCCGCTGATGTTATTGCCTGTGGCCTTCAGCCCTTTCTTGGCTCCTCTGTGCTTTCAGCGGTCCTGCGGGTCAGCGGAGGTGATGTCTCGTCTCCTGAAGCCACATTCTCCTTCATATCTCCAGTCTTCCAAGTGTTTGTATCGGCAGCGTCCTTCTACATTGACCAGTCAGGTAGTGCTATTACTGTATTCTGGCTATACTGATGCACTAATAAGGGCAGTGGTTataatcagtggtcagtgagagtgtctacctgtatcACTCtatataatagtaaaataaacctcaataaatataaagtcagtggtcagtgagagtgtatacctgtaattaactctatataacattagattaaacccaaataaacatagtcagtgagagtgtatacctgtaattaactctatataacattagattaaacccaaataaacatagtcagtgagagtgtatacctgtaattaactctatataacattagattaaacccaaataaacatagtcagtgagagtgtctacctgtaattaactctatataacataaacattgatccaaataaacataaagtcagtggtcagtgagagcgtctacctgtaattaactctaaataacattagaataaacccaaataaacataaagtcagtggtcagtgagagtgtctacctgtaattaactctatacaacattagaataaacccaattaaacataaagtcagtggtcagtgagagtgtctacctgtaattaactctatacaacattagaataaacccaattaaacataaagtcagtggtcagtgagagtgtctacctgtaattaactctatacaacattagaataaacccaattaaacataaagtcagtggtcagtgtgagcgtctacctgtaattaactctatacaacattagaataaacccaattaaacataaagtcagtggtcagtgagagtgtctacctgtaattaactctatacaacattagaataaacccaattaaacataaagtcagtggtcagtgtgagtgtctacctgtaattaactctatataacattagaataaaccgaCATGAacgtaaaggcagtggtcagtaagtgtgtctacctgtaattaactctatataacattagaataaaccgaCATGAacgtaaaggcagtggtcagtaagtgtgtctacctgtaattacctctatataacatcagtaTAAACCCAACTGGTCTGTTGTTTTGCACATTATACATATGATACAGTATATTATCtatattgctttattattttttctgatTTTATCTGATATAAAACGTTGTCTGTTCCGCTCAGCTCCACAGTCCGGGCAGGATGAAGTCCGTATCCCAGAAGAAGGACATGGCCTGGTCCACATGTTTCTGGCCGGCCTCTCAGACCCTGCGCAGCGTAAGCTTCTGGAATCCTCTGTAGGTTCGTTCAGCAGCGGCCGTCTCTCACAGTTCCACCGCTGGCTGATGAGCTCAGTGGCAGAGGTGCTGCCCtattttcagaagaaaaagcACTGGCGTATTTTCCATCTCCTGCATCACGCTCACAGCCCCACACTGGTCAGAGAGAGCGTGAGGTCCTGCGAGTGGAGGATGATCGCCTACAATGACCTGCATGTCCCGGACTGTGTGGCGCTGGTGTATGTAGTGCGCTGCCTGGGAGAGATGGAGCATCTGAACCTGTACATGAGCAGACTAACGGAGAAGCAGATGCAGAAGCTTGGACCTGCCCTGCAGCTGGCCAGATCTATCAAGTGAGTCACACTGAGGAGGGTGAGGATGAGGAAAAGAGAGGGGGGtgttggtgtagcgtagtggaTAACAGACCCACCTTCCATGTGATGGACTAGGCTTCACTTCTCTAGCTGGGCAAACACACCTCTCTACACCAGTgacagtccttgggcaagactcctaacactacctgtgttcttctacctgtgtaacaagaTTCACATAAaagagctctggataagagcgtcaaaTAAATGCTGCATTTTATTATagaattttattaaattaattattcatgTGTATTTCTACAATGTTAGCAGGAATGGTTCTCAGTAGGACTGAAACCTGTAACAACAATAGAATCAATATTGGTGGTACAAAGTCCCATCTAGAACCGTTTAAGTATTCCAGTGGTTCTTTGGGTCTTAATGGTtctcaaatcaaattaaatcagaAGAGTTTATTAGTCACAGTCACAGTCTAAcatggaataaaataaaataaaaaagataaagcctcagcatgatcctgaagctgctgatcaAAGGGACAGCTGGTACATCATGAAGCTTTAACGTGTCTTCTTTAACCTCTCAGCTTGTCTCAGAGTCATCTGAGCTCAGGTGGGCTCACACACCTGGCCCGGGCaatgatggatggacagacCGCAGTGCTGGACCTGTCCAACTCCAGGCTGGGAGACGAGGCTGTGAAGAGGCTGTGTCCCGCCCTCAAACACTCCAACCTGCAGACACTCAAGTAcagtcctcacacacacagaaaacctCGCTGCTGTATGATGCCAACTGCTCTTTACATTTAGTGATGAACGGACCAGCAGAAATGCTCTGATGTGTGGGGGTCTGATGTGAAACTGTAGAAGTTCACTGTAGAAAAACCATACGCTGTATATAAGAGGGGCCGGTACGTCCCTGTTGACTCCCTGGGCAATGTTTTGAAGCCAAAAGAT
It includes:
- the LOC140557146 gene encoding NACHT, LRR and PYD domains-containing protein 3 translates to MQRFSSTQSRMDTSPEMFCDIQTLHKEALRNSVLNSAQANSLLGGQSIKEVILKGFYTPLSASVGEEPCLEETEEWQTLEAVISREFAAGCGGRKVMLCGGAGMGKTTVVEKLIWDWATGTHLQHYTLLLPLCVDALCTSEQSLESLLLTTHNHLSSEALALVLQRPAESLLLVLDVMERFQGLLSESPPSDTLVSDPHQQVEGAVLLHSLLEGSLLPGASILLTSREAILLDSLQCVHLQGFSQDQRRTFVQRFFPNEAKAEQVLQHCEQAVGVAELCVCPAFCWTLCCVYKEYKERAPETLTELCCVVTHSLLQEHEVSMEAGKQLLCGLGKLADYCTSLTQKSCSSADVIACGLQPFLGSSVLSAVLRVSGGDVSSPEATFSFISPVFQVFVSAASFYIDQSAPQSGQDEVRIPEEGHGLVHMFLAGLSDPAQRKLLESSVGSFSSGRLSQFHRWLMSSVAEVLPYFQKKKHWRIFHLLHHAHSPTLVRESVRSCEWRMIAYNDLHVPDCVALVYVVRCLGEMEHLNLYMSRLTEKQMQKLGPALQLARSINLSQSHLSSGGLTHLARAMMDGQTAVLDLSNSRLGDEAVKRLCPALKHSNLQTLNLRMCNLTPGCCEALGQMLSGSKLRLLDLGANDLLDQGLTRLISALGMSSCRLQELSLENCSLSGAGIAVLSSAVSSSLAELQKLNLRGSRLAEDTLELLSQALQTGRSSINTLNFFDCELTDSCCPALAAVLQSHNCHLTQLELSVNELGQSGAFVICDALRSPQCPLERLCMTRCELTEPVFSALGSVLASGTSSLKELQIGLNPVGDAGAKHMWTALKHPHCKLQHLDLEMISLTDACVDELCEAVAASTSLTSLILKNNDLTDLSVPQLVNLVQDRPIMEELNLQYNNFSEDVFDLMDVCPKIRY